A portion of the Coturnix japonica isolate 7356 chromosome 4, Coturnix japonica 2.1, whole genome shotgun sequence genome contains these proteins:
- the LOC107312798 gene encoding terminal nucleotidyltransferase 5C-like, whose amino-acid sequence MTEDLDHRFSSLTWDQIKILDQVLAEVIPIHGRGNFPTLEVKPKDIIRVVKEQLIENKINIRDIRLNGSTASHILVKQNGTSYKDLDIIFGVELPSELEFQVVKEAVLNCLLDFLPKCVNKEKITAQTMKDAYVQKMVKVSNDHDRWSLISLSNNSGKNVELKFVNSLRRQFEFSVDSFQIVLDSILNVYRETDCKLTEDSHPTIIAESMYGDFNEAMDHLRYKLISTRNPEEIRGGGLLKYSNLLVRDFKPADEAEIKSLERYMCSRFFIDFPDVAEQQRKIESYLRNHFIGEEKSKYDYLMTLRGVVNESTVCLMGHERRQTLNMITILALKVLGEQNIIPNAANVTCYYQPAPYISDRNFSNYYIAHGQPPIIYQPYPFHIPMQSGMV is encoded by the coding sequence ATGACTGAGGACTTAGACCACAGGTTCAGTAGTCTCACTTGGGATCAGATTAAAATCCTGGATCAAGTTTTAGCAGAGGTAATACCCATTCATGGAAGAGGGAATTTTCCTACACTGGAAGTAAAACCGAAGGATATAATTCGTGTTGTTAAGGAGCAGCTCATTGAAAACAAGATCAACATCCGAGATATCCGCCTGAATGGTTCAACAGCTAGCCACATCCTAGTGAAGCAGAATGGAACAAGCTATAAGGACCTAGACATCATTTTTGGGGTGGAACTTCCAAGCGAGCTTGAGTTTCAGGTTGTTAAGGAGGCAGTTCTTAATTGCCTATTGGACTTTTTGCCAAAATGTgttaataaggaaaaaatcactGCCCAGACTATGAAAGATGCCTACGTGCAGAAGATGGTCAAGGTCTCCAATGATCACGACCGCTGGAGCCTCATCTCCCTGTCCAACAACAGCGGGAAGAACGTGGAGCTCAAGTTTGTTAATTCGCTCAGGCGACAGTTTGAGTTCAGCGTGGACTCCTTCCAAATTGTGCTGGACTCCATCTTAAATGTTTACAGAGAAACAGACTGCAAACTGACAGAAGACTCTCACCCCACTATTATTGCAGAGAGTATGTATGGAGACTTCAATGAAGCAATGGACCATTTAAGATACAAACTGATTTCCACGAGGAACCCTGAGGAAATCAGAGGAGGTGGCCTTCTGAAGTACAGCAATCTCCTGGTTCGTGACTTTAAGCCAGCAGATGAGGCTGAAATTAAATCTCTGGAACGTTACATGTGCTCCAGATTCTTCATTGATTTTCCAGATGTTGCtgaacagcaaaggaaaattgaGTCATATCTGCGCAACCACTTCATcggggaagaaaaaagcaagtatGACTACTTGATGACTCTGCGTGGAGTTGTAAACGAGAGCACAGTCTGTCTCATGGGACATGAGCGAAGACAAACTCTGAATATGATTACAATTTTGGCTTTAAAAGTCCTCGGAGAACAAAATATTATCCCAAATGCAGCTAATGTAACATGTTATTATCAGCCTGCTCCGTATATCAGTGACAGAAACTTCAGCAATTATTACATTGCTCATGGACAGCCACCTATCATCTACCAGCCATACCCATTTCACATACCAATGCAAAGCGGCATGGTTTAG